A genomic window from Terriglobales bacterium includes:
- the tsaD gene encoding tRNA (adenosine(37)-N6)-threonylcarbamoyltransferase complex transferase subunit TsaD, whose protein sequence is MAYILGIESSCDETAAAVVRSGEHVESNVVASQIAVHHPFGGIVPELASREHLRAIVPVVRSALQQARQSFESVDAIAVTQGPGLAGSLLVGVSYAKALAFALDKPLIAVNHLEGHIHAVLLEEKQKGHRDIAFPVLALVVSGGHTHLYLAEEHARGWTYENIGQTRDDAAGEAFDKVAKLLGLGYPGGPVIDKLSKHGDPSAVHFPPAHIKGRVRAGRSKAKGDTTYDFSFSGIKTAVLRYVETHNMQAAVEGRRRALAANPKPHLQDYLDACDQPTLDLVASFQKAVVDDLVGKTLAAASELDVGTLFVTGGVAANSELRARFEDQAAQAGLPVHFPSLRLSTDNAAMIAAAAYPKFLARDFAPLEFSAEAGLRLR, encoded by the coding sequence ATGGCGTACATCCTGGGCATCGAGAGCTCCTGCGACGAGACGGCGGCGGCGGTAGTGCGCTCCGGCGAGCACGTGGAGTCGAACGTGGTGGCCTCGCAGATCGCGGTGCACCATCCCTTTGGCGGGATCGTGCCCGAACTGGCTTCGCGCGAGCACCTGCGCGCCATCGTGCCCGTGGTCCGGAGCGCGCTGCAGCAGGCCCGGCAGAGCTTCGAGTCGGTGGACGCCATCGCGGTCACGCAAGGACCGGGGCTGGCAGGGTCGCTGCTGGTCGGCGTCAGCTACGCCAAAGCGCTGGCCTTCGCCCTCGACAAGCCGCTCATCGCCGTCAACCACCTGGAAGGGCACATCCACGCTGTTCTGCTGGAAGAAAAGCAGAAGGGGCACCGCGACATCGCCTTCCCGGTGCTGGCGCTGGTGGTGTCGGGCGGGCACACACATCTTTATCTCGCCGAGGAGCACGCGCGGGGCTGGACCTACGAGAACATCGGCCAGACCCGCGACGACGCCGCCGGCGAAGCCTTCGACAAGGTGGCCAAGCTGCTGGGGCTGGGATATCCCGGCGGGCCGGTGATTGACAAGCTGTCAAAGCACGGCGACCCGAGCGCGGTGCACTTCCCCCCGGCGCATATCAAGGGGCGGGTGCGCGCCGGGCGCAGCAAGGCCAAGGGCGACACCACCTACGACTTTTCGTTCAGCGGCATCAAGACGGCGGTGCTGCGCTACGTCGAGACCCACAACATGCAGGCGGCGGTGGAGGGGCGGCGACGGGCGCTGGCCGCCAACCCCAAGCCGCATTTGCAGGATTATCTCGATGCCTGCGACCAGCCGACGCTGGACCTGGTGGCATCGTTCCAAAAAGCGGTGGTGGACGACCTGGTGGGCAAGACGCTGGCGGCGGCCAGCGAGCTCGACGTCGGGACGCTGTTCGTCACCGGCGGGGTGGCCGCCAATAGCGAGTTGCGGGCCCGTTTCGAGGATCAAGCGGCCCAGGCGGGCCTGCCGGTGCACTTCCCCTCCCTGCGCCTTTCCACCGACAACGCCGCCATGATCGCCGCCGCGGCCTATCCGAAATTCCTGGCCAGGGATTTCGCGCCGCTGGAATTCTCGGCGGAAGCGGGGTTACGACTTCGGTAA
- a CDS encoding Ig domain-containing protein — translation MTRPGALLAFLFSVCICCSAQAPPEPLAITTESLPRATLRQNYVFELKARGGVPPLNWEVVSGSLPPGITLDRASGRLAGAAGSVGEFRFTVKLSDAAQPPHTVAREFALKVATPLTVEWKLYPRVEGNNAIRGAVVATNGTDDAFDMTFIAVAVNEIGKAFALGYQHFWLAPGGVSPQLDFGSTLPAGSYVVHVDAVGEVPSRNAIYRARLQTPAPLGLIGLP, via the coding sequence ATGACACGGCCAGGCGCGCTACTCGCGTTTCTCTTCTCGGTTTGCATTTGCTGCAGCGCCCAGGCTCCGCCCGAGCCGCTCGCCATCACGACCGAATCGCTCCCCCGGGCCACCCTACGCCAGAACTACGTTTTCGAGTTGAAGGCGCGCGGCGGAGTGCCGCCGCTGAACTGGGAGGTGGTGAGCGGCAGTCTGCCCCCGGGGATCACGCTCGACCGCGCCTCGGGACGCCTGGCGGGAGCAGCGGGGTCAGTGGGCGAATTCCGTTTCACGGTGAAGCTCAGCGACGCAGCGCAGCCACCCCATACCGTGGCCCGGGAATTCGCCCTCAAAGTGGCAACGCCGCTGACCGTGGAATGGAAGCTCTATCCGCGAGTGGAAGGAAACAACGCCATCCGCGGGGCGGTCGTGGCCACCAACGGCACCGACGATGCCTTCGACATGACCTTCATCGCCGTGGCCGTGAACGAGATCGGCAAGGCCTTCGCCCTCGGCTACCAGCACTTCTGGCTGGCTCCCGGCGGCGTTAGCCCGCAACTGGACTTCGGTTCCACACTCCCCGCCGGCAGCTACGTCGTGCACGTGGATGCGGTGGGAGAAGTGCCTTCGCGCAACGCCATCTACCGCGCCCGTCTGCAGACACCCGCTCCCTTGGGCCTGATCGGGCTGCCATAG
- a CDS encoding FmdE family protein, protein MKSLDEYLRDAEQAHGHLCAGQVLGVRLAMLGLEKLGIEDPRGKDRKRLVTFVEIDRCATDAVAVVTGCRLGKRALKFRDWGKVAATFVDVASGKAVRVVARESSKTLARQMHPEIENKNQQQMLAYREMKTEDLFDVQWVKVELPPEEFPGYKGERIVCQQCGEGNNFRREVRRDGRVLCRGCAGERYYTPLE, encoded by the coding sequence ATGAAGTCCCTCGACGAATACCTGCGCGACGCCGAGCAGGCCCACGGGCATCTCTGCGCCGGGCAGGTGCTGGGGGTGCGGCTGGCCATGCTGGGGCTGGAGAAGCTGGGCATCGAGGACCCGCGGGGCAAGGACCGCAAGCGGCTGGTCACCTTCGTCGAGATCGACCGCTGCGCCACCGACGCGGTGGCGGTGGTCACCGGCTGCCGCCTGGGCAAGCGGGCGCTGAAGTTCCGCGACTGGGGCAAGGTCGCCGCCACCTTCGTGGACGTCGCCAGCGGCAAGGCGGTGCGCGTCGTGGCCCGGGAGTCGTCCAAGACCCTGGCCCGGCAGATGCATCCCGAGATCGAGAACAAGAACCAGCAGCAGATGCTGGCCTACCGCGAGATGAAGACCGAGGACTTGTTCGACGTGCAGTGGGTCAAGGTGGAACTGCCGCCGGAGGAGTTCCCCGGCTACAAGGGGGAGCGCATCGTCTGCCAGCAGTGCGGCGAGGGGAACAACTTCAGACGTGAGGTTCGCCGAGACGGACGCGTGCTGTGCCGGGGTTGCGCGGGAGAACGCTACTACACACCTCTCGAATAG
- a CDS encoding CCA tRNA nucleotidyltransferase yields the protein MASAREHATAIVRTLREHGHQAYLVGGCVRDLLLGREPADYDVATDALPDRVMQIFPHTWAVGAQFGVVLVPMEKGEQPPGPTEYPNAIEVATFRSDGLYTDGRHPNEVRYTRDPREDVQRRDFTINGLLLDPLASGDQVLDYVGGRADLERRVVRTIGPPERRFDEDKLRMLRAVRFAARFQYEIDGVTFDAIRRLAPAIRQVSRERVRDELTKMLTEGRARRAFELLDASGLVHELLPEIEKMKGVAQPPQFHPEGDVWVHTLLLLEGLTPGCSRTLAWGALLHDVGKPSTFRVAPDRIRFDGHVEVGTRMAEEIAQRLRMSNDDTGQIAALVANHLRFADVLKMKQSTLKRFLRLDRFEEHLELHRLDCLASHGDLTLYDFSRKQFEETPAEQIHPRPLITGDDLIAVGYQPGPRFKEILSAVEDGQLEGTLTTRDQALSFVAGSFPR from the coding sequence ATGGCGTCGGCCAGAGAGCACGCGACCGCGATCGTCCGCACTCTGCGCGAGCACGGCCACCAGGCCTACCTCGTGGGCGGATGCGTGCGCGACCTGCTGCTGGGCCGCGAGCCCGCCGATTACGACGTGGCCACCGACGCCCTCCCCGACCGCGTCATGCAGATCTTCCCCCACACCTGGGCGGTGGGCGCGCAGTTCGGGGTGGTGCTGGTCCCGATGGAAAAAGGAGAGCAGCCGCCCGGCCCCACCGAGTACCCCAACGCCATCGAGGTCGCCACCTTCCGCAGCGACGGCCTCTACACCGATGGCCGCCATCCCAATGAGGTGCGCTATACCCGCGACCCGCGGGAGGACGTGCAGCGCCGCGACTTCACCATCAACGGCCTGCTGCTCGACCCGCTGGCCAGCGGCGATCAGGTGCTCGACTACGTGGGCGGGCGCGCCGACCTGGAGCGCCGGGTGGTGCGCACCATCGGCCCGCCGGAGCGCCGCTTCGATGAAGACAAGCTGCGCATGCTGCGCGCCGTCCGCTTCGCCGCCCGCTTCCAATACGAGATCGACGGCGTCACCTTCGACGCCATCCGCCGCCTGGCTCCCGCCATCCGCCAGGTCAGCCGCGAGCGGGTGCGCGATGAGCTCACCAAGATGCTCACCGAGGGCCGCGCCCGCCGCGCCTTCGAACTGCTCGACGCCAGCGGCCTGGTGCACGAACTGCTCCCCGAGATCGAGAAGATGAAGGGCGTGGCCCAGCCTCCGCAGTTTCACCCCGAGGGCGACGTGTGGGTGCACACTCTCCTGTTGCTCGAGGGACTGACGCCCGGCTGCTCGCGCACGTTGGCCTGGGGCGCGCTGCTGCACGATGTCGGCAAGCCCTCCACCTTCCGGGTGGCGCCCGACCGCATCCGCTTCGACGGCCATGTCGAGGTCGGCACCCGCATGGCGGAGGAGATCGCCCAGCGCCTGCGCATGTCCAACGACGACACCGGGCAGATCGCCGCCCTGGTCGCCAACCACTTGCGCTTCGCCGACGTCCTGAAGATGAAGCAGTCCACCCTCAAGCGCTTTCTGCGCCTCGACCGCTTCGAGGAACATCTGGAGCTGCATCGCCTCGACTGCCTCGCCAGCCACGGCGACCTGACCCTCTACGATTTCTCCAGGAAGCAGTTCGAGGAGACGCCGGCGGAGCAGATCCACCCCCGGCCGCTGATTACCGGCGACGACCTGATCGCCGTCGGCTACCAGCCGGGGCCGCGTTTCAAGGAGATCCTTTCCGCGGTCGAGGATGGGCAGCTGGAGGGCACACTCACCACCCGCGACCAGGCGCTCTCCTTCGTCGCCGGCAGCTTTCCACGATAG
- a CDS encoding cyclic nucleotide-binding domain-containing protein, whose translation MRSGILGKMYRDGEIIYRQGEMGDSMYVVESGQVELLQRKDDKEYCLAMLGPGEFFGLSALFAQDVRSATVRAVGEDTCVLRLQRKAFMKRAHEDASFMVNMVEKLIQRIRELEASLVRVGEQPYALDLQATADKDHTRT comes from the coding sequence ATGAGATCGGGCATCCTGGGAAAGATGTATCGCGACGGCGAGATCATTTACCGCCAGGGCGAGATGGGCGATTCCATGTACGTGGTGGAGAGCGGCCAGGTCGAGCTGCTGCAACGCAAGGACGACAAGGAATACTGCCTGGCGATGCTCGGCCCGGGAGAGTTCTTCGGACTGTCGGCGCTGTTCGCGCAGGATGTGCGCTCCGCCACCGTGCGCGCCGTGGGTGAAGACACCTGCGTCCTCCGCCTGCAACGCAAGGCCTTCATGAAGCGCGCCCACGAGGACGCCTCGTTCATGGTCAACATGGTGGAGAAGCTGATCCAGCGCATCCGCGAGCTGGAAGCGTCCCTGGTGCGCGTCGGGGAGCAGCCATACGCCCTGGACTTGCAGGCCACCGCGGACAAGGACCACACTCGCACCTAG
- a CDS encoding helix-turn-helix domain-containing protein, protein MKDQFDTLIMQIYRGGIRYREALREFKKTFITVALEENKGNISRAAPKLGLHRNTLSRMIGELELDVGRLRALRRPPGKVSAIPERKAAR, encoded by the coding sequence GTGAAAGACCAATTCGACACTTTGATCATGCAGATCTACAGAGGCGGGATCCGCTACCGGGAAGCGCTTCGCGAGTTCAAGAAGACCTTCATCACCGTCGCCTTGGAGGAAAACAAGGGGAACATCTCGCGCGCGGCCCCGAAGCTGGGGCTGCACCGCAACACTCTGAGCCGCATGATCGGTGAGTTGGAGCTGGACGTTGGTCGGCTGCGCGCCCTGCGCCGGCCGCCCGGCAAAGTGTCCGCCATCCCGGAAAGGAAAGCGGCTCGCTGA
- the gatA gene encoding Asp-tRNA(Asn)/Glu-tRNA(Gln) amidotransferase subunit GatA codes for MDLNLLTVESTRLAFRERQFSAVRLAEEFYKKIAAEDGDIGAYLHLCKERALAQAARLDKLADQGDRLPPLAGVPIAIKDVMVTKGIPTTAGSKILKDFIPPYDCTAVARLEDAGAVILGKTNCDEFAMGSSNENSAYKPVRNPRDKSRVPGGSSGGSAAAVAANLCVAALGSDTGGSIRQPASFCGVVGMMGTYGRVSRYGLIAFASSLDHIGPLTKTVKDSAILLKTIAGRDPLDSTSADVAVPDYVQEIGKPVQGMRVGVPKEYFGEGLDPDVRRAIEAALQHMAKLGCEVVDISLPHTEYAIPTYYLVATAEASANLARYDGVRYGHRAARVKSLSDMYRRSRDEGFGPEVKRRIMLGTYALSAGYYDAYYLKAQRVRTLLTRGFEDAFKKVDVIVTPTSPTPAFKLGEKVDDPLSMYLADIYTVTADLAGIPGISVPCGDSSSGLPIGVQILGRHFDESSVLRLAHAYECRRFAGV; via the coding sequence ATGGACTTGAACTTGCTTACCGTTGAGAGCACGCGTCTGGCCTTTCGCGAGCGCCAGTTCTCCGCCGTCCGCCTGGCCGAGGAGTTCTACAAGAAGATCGCAGCCGAGGACGGCGACATCGGCGCCTATCTCCATCTGTGCAAGGAGCGCGCGCTGGCCCAAGCCGCGCGCCTGGACAAGCTGGCCGACCAGGGTGACCGGCTTCCTCCGCTGGCGGGAGTCCCCATCGCCATCAAGGATGTGATGGTCACCAAGGGCATCCCCACCACCGCCGGCTCGAAGATCCTCAAGGACTTCATCCCGCCCTACGATTGCACCGCGGTCGCGCGCCTGGAAGACGCCGGCGCGGTCATCCTGGGCAAGACCAACTGCGACGAATTCGCCATGGGCTCGTCGAACGAGAACTCCGCCTACAAGCCGGTGCGCAACCCGCGCGACAAGAGCCGCGTGCCCGGAGGCTCCTCCGGCGGCTCGGCGGCGGCGGTGGCCGCCAACCTCTGCGTGGCAGCCCTCGGCTCCGACACCGGCGGCTCCATTCGCCAGCCGGCTTCGTTCTGCGGCGTGGTCGGCATGATGGGCACTTATGGACGCGTCTCCCGCTATGGCCTGATCGCCTTCGCGTCCTCACTCGACCACATCGGCCCCCTCACCAAGACGGTGAAGGATTCCGCCATTCTGCTAAAGACCATCGCCGGCCGCGACCCGCTCGACTCCACCTCCGCCGACGTGGCCGTCCCCGATTACGTGCAAGAGATCGGCAAGCCGGTGCAGGGAATGAGGGTCGGCGTGCCCAAGGAATATTTCGGCGAGGGGCTGGACCCCGACGTCCGCCGCGCCATCGAGGCCGCCCTCCAGCACATGGCCAAGCTCGGCTGCGAGGTGGTGGACATCTCGCTGCCCCACACCGAATATGCCATTCCCACCTACTACCTGGTGGCGACGGCGGAAGCGTCGGCGAACCTGGCGCGCTACGACGGCGTGCGCTACGGCCATCGCGCCGCCCGCGTGAAGTCACTCTCCGACATGTATCGCCGCAGCCGCGACGAGGGCTTCGGCCCCGAGGTCAAGCGCCGCATCATGCTCGGCACCTACGCCCTCAGCGCCGGCTACTACGACGCCTACTATCTGAAGGCGCAGCGCGTGCGCACCCTGCTCACCCGCGGATTCGAAGACGCCTTCAAGAAAGTGGACGTCATCGTCACCCCTACCTCGCCCACCCCCGCATTCAAACTCGGCGAGAAGGTGGACGATCCGCTTTCCATGTACCTGGCCGACATCTACACCGTCACCGCCGACCTCGCCGGTATTCCCGGCATCTCCGTGCCCTGTGGAGATTCCTCGAGCGGCCTGCCCATCGGCGTGCAGATCCTGGGCCGCCACTTCGACGAGAGCAGCGTGCTCCGCCTGGCCCACGCCTACGAGTGCCGCCGCTTTGCGGGCGTCTGA
- a CDS encoding DUF5076 domain-containing protein translates to MKDKPKELSIPPHVFTDPKSREMLRAWVANEGLHCTLNVGTWGDREAIGWGILLSDAARHIADAVYKERGVDRQVTLQEIRRCFNEELAEPSSPTEGEFVH, encoded by the coding sequence ATGAAAGATAAACCTAAAGAGCTATCAATTCCTCCTCACGTCTTCACTGACCCGAAATCACGCGAGATGCTCCGTGCGTGGGTTGCTAATGAAGGGCTTCATTGCACTCTCAACGTAGGCACCTGGGGAGATAGAGAGGCGATTGGCTGGGGAATTCTCCTGTCCGACGCAGCACGCCATATCGCGGATGCAGTCTACAAGGAAAGGGGAGTGGATCGCCAAGTAACGCTTCAGGAAATCAGAAGGTGCTTCAACGAGGAGCTTGCGGAGCCCTCTTCTCCGACGGAAGGAGAATTCGTTCACTAA
- the gatC gene encoding Asp-tRNA(Asn)/Glu-tRNA(Gln) amidotransferase subunit GatC yields the protein MKVTGEDVLYVADLANLELTEAERERMLRDLNSILEYIDRLNQLDTTDVPPMAQVSAGMAPQSAMRPDQTRPSIPREDALRNAPETDGEFFKVPKVIEK from the coding sequence ATGAAGGTCACCGGCGAAGACGTCCTTTACGTCGCCGATCTCGCCAACCTGGAGCTGACCGAAGCGGAGCGGGAGCGCATGCTGCGCGACCTGAACTCCATCCTGGAATACATCGACCGCCTCAACCAGCTGGACACCACCGACGTTCCGCCCATGGCCCAGGTGTCGGCAGGCATGGCGCCCCAGTCGGCCATGCGTCCCGACCAGACCCGGCCCTCCATCCCCCGCGAGGACGCTCTGCGCAATGCCCCCGAGACCGACGGCGAATTCTTCAAGGTTCCCAAGGTGATCGAGAAATAA
- a CDS encoding DciA family protein — translation MRASAVRHQPNHVESGLEPARLGYHRIVAEILRRAPAEDAARIAWQLVAGSHVAQRTSVLGLTDGVLRVRVPDATWRSQLSDFVPQYLLGLDSMLGKKVQRIEFVLPEKKASHRA, via the coding sequence GTGAGAGCTTCGGCGGTCCGTCACCAGCCAAATCATGTGGAGTCCGGGCTTGAGCCTGCCCGCCTCGGATACCACCGCATCGTCGCCGAGATCCTGCGCCGCGCGCCGGCCGAAGACGCGGCACGCATCGCCTGGCAGCTCGTCGCGGGCTCCCACGTCGCGCAGCGCACCAGCGTCCTCGGGCTAACGGATGGCGTGCTGAGGGTCCGTGTCCCGGACGCGACCTGGCGGAGCCAGCTCAGCGATTTCGTGCCCCAGTACCTGCTGGGGCTGGACTCCATGCTGGGCAAGAAGGTGCAGCGCATCGAGTTCGTGCTGCCGGAGAAGAAGGCCTCGCACCGGGCATGA